ccGCCAACGCGTTACataaatcagtccataacctagcagaataagaccagacctaaaataggtcaccataagacaaatgaaataccaccgatcaactggaatgcaaacacgataaccatcagcatcctgataaacttctagaagttgaaccaacaccacttatcaaattcatcaaaagatcttcaacgaagctctgctagtaaaaccctttccgataaccaaaaggcttactagaacaaatgatagcttccagatcaccaaatcctaaaccaattgaatgtgacaagCATCTTAACCATATGAATGACTTAAACAAACCAATTCCACAGATCATaatataccagagacaaatctcttgaccatcatcaaagtccaaccactccaCCGGAATCTAGTAGACAAAGAAATAAgctaagctagtgttgacatcaatgaaaaatatcaatgcaacacataatcaattcctccaaattgccaacaaaaatTCCTTCACAATCAACATTACAATTCAATGAATCAACTAAAAATACATAAGCAAATACATGAGAGAATAGTCTATTGTGCAACTTAGTCTATAATCCTCTGGAACCTAATGGTGGTAAATTCACCACCCAACCAGGTTGAATTAAAAGATCCACTCTCTCATGCTAGGAGATAGTCACAAGCCAcaaacacacacgcacacacatgaACGACACATAGGGATAAGGGAATAAACACATCAAAGTAGAAAGCATGGATGGCATCCAATCACAAGGAATAAACACCATCAAATCATAAGGAATATGCAACATTTAATAATTCCAGAATGAATTCAACACCAATAGAAAAGGAACAAATCATCTCTTAGGTGCTACTCAACTACATTAGAACTAGATGCTAGAGAACTAGTTAGGAAGTGTCATCATAGAGCTCCAAGGGATGGCTACACATGGAAACTAGAAACCTCTTGTACTAATGAGTATAATTGATCATACAAATCCTAGGAAATGGTCATCCCAACTCATCATTGTCATCCTTTATGATCACTCAACGTATGCAAGGGGTTCTCATTATCTTAATTAATTACCCATGTTTCATTAGTTTTCACTTGATTAATCAACTCTCGCACATGATTGCCTCTCTCATGCCATTTTCGGTCAGGGACATGTTGGGAACCACTCCCATAAATATCTATAGTACTTATTTCCTAGGCTCATCACATTCACAAAAAATATGGCATAAGACCAAGTAATGCACAACTTACTCACAACACTCAACAATGCATCATTTTCCCAATTTCTCACATTTTCTCAAAATTATTATAGTTCATGATCCAAATggatcctttttcacattccaaaAGTTACACTATCATTCCCATATAATAATCCATTACTATTTATCACAGTTTCACaattttctcaaaaactctaaaaactaaaaaaattacataaactCCATTAAAAtaacttcaaattttaaatttcaaaaaaaatatatataaggaTACCCTTTGGTTCTAAAAGTGCCCAAACCCCTCTTTTAACATAAAATTAACATTTTGATCTTAATTTTTTTTTGGCATAATAACCCCATATTTTGAAAAGTTTACAAAAGTTTCACATATAAATTCATATTTGCTtaaattgaacaaaaaaaaaaaaagtgaaaataagAGTGATAACAACCAACTAACACTAATGCAACCTTTTAAAATAATTGAAACAGATTATAAATGAAGAACTTGCAAAATGTCTCAATTTCAAGGCAAAACTTTGGACGAAGAGATCTTTGAGTATGGTGAATGAAGGCACATACAAATAGAGAAGACGATTCCCTTCCCAATTCTTATCCAAATGACACTGATCCCATGCAAATAAATGCACAAATTCTGTCCTAATTAATAAATCCTTTTTTTTCACAAAGAGGGTTTTCTCCCaattttctcttagaaaatgtGTTGGGTGTAAACTAAATCCTAATTTTGCCCTTTTAAAACCCGACCCAATTTCACTTTTTCAagctaaaataataaaatatttttttaattctttgaatTCATTTATTCTATCCTCATTCCCAAAACACACAATTAACAACTACATTGAAGCCATATTTCAATTTCCATATTAAATTACGATTTTAAAACCATAAAAACTCATTTTCACatttaaatttacaaaaaaatataatttttcataaaaaacatataaacATTTGTTACTAGACGTCCACATAAaggtcaatttttttgaaatactaCCAACCATAGTATCAAGGGATAATTAAGGAAATAACCTAATAGGAGACCATACTCAAATTGAGTATGATGGTTAAGGTTAAATAATGACAGTTAATGTGACATCTCCCATATGACCACCATTGGAGTATAACATAGGCCTATGGAGTTAGGTGAAGTAATAACTTGTACTTGTAATCATTCCACAATTGTCAAGTGTACCTATGTGCATATACATAATAGTTGAAGCATAGCAAAATCACCTAATGGGCAATATCAGATATAtagtttgattttatttaattagcATAAATCATGTTATTGTTTAATTTTAACATTAATATTAATGCCTCAAAATATCATAAGTTCATAATCTCATTTGTTCTATATTTAAATAATATCTCACACATCATTGAAttaaatcataataaaaaaatatgtatGATACCATCTCACATACATAATAGGAAATATCACCATAACAAAATACATGTCTTCACAAGGAACTTGATATAATAACATACACAATCTCAATGTAGATAATATGAACTACCAACATGTTGATGAATCCTTATCTCAAATATGCACAAAAGGTCTAAACACATCATGCAATACAAAGGCACTAGAAACACACTAAAGAAAAATTGTCGAGCAATCACTTCACAAGAAAAACACAACCACCATCTATGCATCCCTAAACATATAGTCAAACCAATGTTAAGATAAATACACATCTCCAAGTTGTAAACAAGAAGggcattacaacaatatcaacctTCTCTAGCATAACACTCTATACTCTACCATGTCACAAATAAAATGGTAGTAGGTGTCTATAAACTTCACCCTCACATGAAAAGTCAAGTTCTTTGGTAGACATATGATACTTTAACTATCACATAGAACTAAATAATAGCTCCCTAACTCAATTACACagccaaaaaaaatattttaattcaaatGCCTTCCTTACATTTATAAGTAGTTACCATGTCTTTGGCCTCTATAATATACAAACCAACCATAACCTATTTCTTACTCGTCCAATTGATGAAACCACCAAATAAATTAACAACATAACCATttgtggatcttctactatcaacatcacttgcccaatttgAATCAACAAATCCATGAATATCCACTAGTGACAACTTTAATTAATCTTcctaaatatatatgtatatatattgtagaaacctaaaattgtccttgattaaataaatatttattatttatttaattatttttatcccaatgttttctattaattaaataaatattttaattatttatttaattcactaagcTTCTTCTTTCTAGTTTTTaaaataaacatttattatttatttaatcccactcctctcctaaattaaataaatattttatttatttaatttatgtagcctttcttatattaattaaataaacatttttatttagttaattcatttacctttttcttcttatccACATGACAACACATCTCCATAAATTACCTACtctttaatcttatccctccatttcaattTAACCTCTTAATACTATTCATTCTAATCCTTCATcttccacctcttaatctcctcTTTTAATGCCCCTCATGTTCTCTTTTCTGCATAGCACACTTCTTTTTTGTGTGGACTGGGCATTGTGCATGTGGATCTCTTTGTGGTTCTTGATCTCCCTTTggactctttattattgcagtgtATGTGACCTTGAGTATTTATCCACAagggcttcattggctaggcaatgttatatcacgtgcattcatattgggggggtttaatatcccaaaaatctaaAACAATATATTACCTATTTattgaaaataggggggttttcaATTCGGGCTATGAAATAatacaatatttggcaaaaataggggggttgttaatttgggttgtgtattgggagggggtgacaaaaaaggagtttagggcaatattttttgaaaatagggggattctttagtatgccatgaactcccgtgctataacccaggttcactaagtgaagcccccatgcatTTATCTTATGCTTAACTTTGATAAATATTTATGATCATTAGAGACTAGTGATGTGTTGGATTGCTTCATGGTGATTGGATGATGTTGTTGCATTGATATGTGTGTTTGATTCATTATGTTTAAGTCTAAGGACCATTGCATGCTTTGGTATTATTGTATGTGAaatgttgatttgattaatgaatAGAATGAGATAAATGATGTTTACTAGACTAGCTGATTAAAAGTATATTTTATGATATTTTGGTTGGATGAGATATCATGTTACTAACAATATGATGATGTTGACCTTGTTTGAGGAACATAGTTATATGCTCAGCATTGCAGAGGTAAAATATTGATGATGTTATTTAATGCAGTTAATTaggttaaattattattattatggtgTTAATAGATAGTTAGATGTGAAAGGGATGATATCATATCACTCATTTACAAGAATGCATACGATGCCAGAATTCCCTTCAATAATGTTAGTTAAtgtgattttttatatttatatatgcatgAGTAGGTACACTTGATGTGTGAACGTTTCAGTAACTATAGGTACatggcatcgactccacctgacttCATAGGTCTAAGGATGCTTACATTCCCCTACAATGGTTAACAAGAGATATAACGCAAACCAATCATCCCAAGCCTAAACCCGTGCCAATTGATTAGGGTAATTCCcttgattttattattttaattagtttCTCTTTTATGGTTTTGATCCCCGACTACCGTAATTGGTATCTTTCGGATGCCTAGTCATCATGTTGAGTCGTCTTGTAATGAttgttcatattcagttagttggtcaTGCATCAATGGCAATTTGATATCATTGAAGTAATTCAATATTAAAGTGTGAAATATGTCTTATTTGTATTGGACTTTATGAGATTTGTATAATTTATCTTTAGGGATCTTTTGGGGAGttatttgataattattttttattattttatatcccATTGCAAAAGTGAGTTTTTATTGTGTTATTGGGGGTCATTTTCAACACGTAGTGTATTTTGCTTGCTCTCCTCTCAAAAAAACATACTTCATGACACCAAGGATTTGTTGATTCAGAGAGATTCGAGAGGTAGAAATTTGTGGGCAAGGTCTTGAAAGAGTTGGATTGGGGAGTTCTTTTTTTGGTTCAATTATTGAGGTCATTGGTTGAGTGTGTAGAGAGAAGTTTCAAATTGAAGCTTCCTCTCCAAGCTGAGGTAGGAGCCTTCATAAACCTCTTTCTTCTATCAATTTAAATTTCTTCATTGTTTGCAATTGTTTGAATTCCAATTGAGTCCATTTTGGAAAATTGTTATCAATTATTTTAGTGCTTGTTGAAGTGTTAGATTGTTTTCGATGTTGGCTTGGGAAAACTATGTGAAATGGGGTGTATTTAGGAAATTGTTGCCCAATTTTCATGGGAATCTTGCATGGGAGTCCTTTTTGTGTTTATGATGTTTTATGAGCTGGTTCTCAAATGGTTTGGTCTCCAATTTGGCCTCCCATGCCTCATTTTTGTTCAACTGGGTGCCCTACTTAGCCTCCTGGACCCAGAATGTGCATATGACCCAAAATGGTGCATCTGATAAGAAGAATGGTGCTATTGATATGAAAAATGGCACTTTTGCCAAACTATGGTGCTATTGATGCCTAGAGTGGCGCATCTGATCAAGAGTGTGGCACTTTTAATCAATGTTGGTCAATAGACCTTGTTTGGCCTCATTTTGCCTCTCGATTGATTCACAATGCTTAATTGACCCTCATGTGAATGAATATGATGGATTGTGTATAATTTTGTGTTGTTGCAACACAAAGAATTGTATTCATATTCTTGAATTGGAATCAACCCTGATGGAATTGTGAAATATTATGAGGAGTCTTTGATTAGTGGATAATTTGGGCACCACTTCTagatggttttagctcatggttctCTGGTTACCATTAGATTATTTCAATATTTGTATATCCTATAAATTAGGTTCTTGAGATGGTGTTTTTGTGTAGATTTATGTACATATTGTTTAAACTATAGCAATCCTACATATATTTGGTTAGTGATATTCGAATGAAAGTTTTCTTTGAAAGTATATTGTAATCACGACTTATGAAATCATATATTGAGTTGATTTGGAGTGTTCTTTTTCTTCCAAAAGTATTTTTTCCATGTACAATTGTGTTATGGGATttactgtttattttatttttcttctataaTTGTTAATAGATTAAAATTTGGCCAATGATCTCCACAAAATATTAGTGCATAAAGTGTTTTTGTGTACCTTGCTTCCTTTCATTATCTATACACAATATTTACAAATCGGATGTGCTTCACACAATCTTATCTCtaattttttattgcatgtttGATGTAGTTTACATGATGTTAGCATTgataattattaaatgatttacATAAATTTATCTTTTACCCTTATGTCTAGTTCTTTGCATCCTTTATATGTATAAAATTGGAAGGGGGCATATATTATCACCAATCTTTCTTCATAAGTTTGATAGAAATTATGATAATTATGATCACTTTTGTTATAACATAGAGCTTCTATATTTTGTGATACAAGGCCTTTACATTTGTCCTCTTGCACAAATCTCTTTTACATTTCTACATAATTGAAGCTTTATCACTTTTTCTAATAGGTGGAATCTATTACTTTTCTCTCATTTACTTTGTTTTTTTTCAAGGATACCTCTTTCTTCAATTGTGTTTAGAGATTATCTTAAATATGTTATGGATGCTACTCATTGTATCTTATTTTTTGTTTTGCAAGTTTCTAATAGAGTGCTTATCGCAAGAAGAATTTAAAAACGATTTATTACTTTATACATATCCACGTTCTTTAAATGTTTcaaagatatttaatttaaatgtTGACTACTTGTTTTCTTCAACATACATCTACTTGATAATTTATATCCAcatcaaaatgaagaaaaaatttaATATTGAAAATTGCAAGTCCTAACTATTTTCTCAAATGTTTCACGACTATTTTTTATTAGACTCTAAATATAATACAAATCTAAAATTATCTATATCCTTGCATGAATTCTACTCATGACATTATCATATCCCAATCCAGAGTTATCAATCATCTATAAGAATTTATCACAATTCAtagatttattttttcatttttcatcatGTCACTATCTATAGATTCATTATTTCCTCAATGACTTGTAAGAATTGATCACAATCCGtaaattcattattcataaatgTAACTTTGACCAAAATGAATTTCACAATCAAAATGATATACTTTACTCACCTTTTTATTCATTATAAACGTGCCtaatataaattaattgttttaattatatAAGCAATTTATTTTCTTAACGGCAATTGCACACATAAACATTTAGAGTATAGAAGATGGCCCAATTCATAGTTACTGAAACTTTGCAAAAGTAATTGTAGCAACATATGATAAAGCAATAAAAGCAACCCTGGATAAATGATAAAGAAAGGGAACAACTCTTTTCCATTATTCAGATAAGGCAAGCATTTATTAAAGGAAGATGCTCCTATTCAAGCAGTCCACAGAACAGCAGGCTTTGGGCTTTAATATACAGCAGAACATGACGCTACAAACTACTCAGCAAACATCATAAGATGACAAATAATTTAAAGGTATATGTCGAATGAGACAATCAAACCAGTGTGAGGAGTTAACTCACTTCGCTGTCCAACTGCTATCGAAGATCTCAACCATGAAAGCCATGAAATCAAATCCTTTGAATTCAATTGTAATTTGCTTTCTAAAGTAATTAAATGAGAGCATTTGTCATCAGTTTTTCACAATTCATTTTAAATTGTATATTTAAATCAACGTTTCAAATCATTCTAAGTaattcatcatcctcaaaaacaGAATGATGATAAAAAAATAGCAGCCTCAAACATTTTTCCAATGCAATTATTGTTGGTGACaatcaataaaaacaaatggtcATGCTTGCAGACGAAATTAGAATAGATATGTAGCAAAAAGAAAGCCACCCAAAGCCATTAAAAGCCTGTATTTTGATGGCATGCATAAACTTAGCTTTAAATAACATATAGACAATTCATGAGCCCTCTGAGATAGAAATCCTCAGTGACTTGATTCCATTAATGGAGATCTCTAGGCTTTCTACACTGTACgatggaagaaaaagaaaaactcgAAGCAAAGTTTCTGCTTCACAATTAACAAGTACCTATTGAATTGATCTGAACCCATCTGGGTACCCGAATTAAAGGCAAAACATGCTGGTTCTTTTGCTCACAAGACCTAACGAATTGTGTAACACAGGACACGACACAAcatgcaagaagaagaagaagaagaagaagaagaagaagataacaaGATCTGAGAGCTCAGATATCGACATGACACCTCTGCCCACGATAGAGCGGCACTTGCCCATTGACTCTGTTCTTCATGCCCACCAGAAGATCACACCTCACATGGAGATGATAATGCGCCGACTTCCACAGAGAAGCCCTCCACCTTAAGCGCCCCCTCAATTCCAACCTAAGCTCCACAAGGCCGTAGGCTTCATCCGCCAAAAGACCCACCGCTACTTGAGGATAAACAGGCAAAAAGCTCCCCGCCACAGAGACAAAAACGGGGAGCACGGTCCTATGGTCCTGGTAAAGACTGGGCAAAGGAGTGGCCATGGTGATGAGCTGGTCTCTGTAAACCACAAAAGCCAAAAGGCTGTCGTAGCGGATGGTCCAGCGGCGATTGGGATTCTGAAACAGAACACTGAACTGCATATTGGAGGTGACGGAGCCGTCGGTCACATTGAGGTCATAAATGGCGGCACTGTCTACATATGCCCGAGGTCTATGTGGGCGGTAGATCAGCCACACCACCAGCGTTATAATGCCCAGCGCCACCACTAGTGTTACCAGAAAGGCTGAAAACATGCTCGCCCTGCCCATGCGCCGCCCACCCAGATAAGATTTCGGCTGTGTTGCGGCGGCTGGCGCCGCCGCCGCTTCAGGATCTGGCTTTGGCTGCTCAGCCACCGCTTCTTTTGGGGTTTCTTCCGCCATGAAAATAGCTTCGTTTCTCCTCTCTTACAGCTTCGCTGCTCTGTGGGTGTTGAGGACGGACTACCTATTTTCCGCTATTCATAACGAGTGGGAGAATATATGACAGCTGGGATACTGGAATTATGGTTGTGTGGCGTGGGGAGAGTAGGCGTATGTATTTGTATGAATACGATGAGATTGTTGGTAACTAAGGGGATTCGATCCAGAGATCTTGGGATTCATTTACGCCGTCCCATGAAGCTCTGTTATTTGTGGTTTTTTGGGGGGATTTTATTGGTAATGGTTAAAATTTAATGGTCGGCTCCATTACGGAGCCGCCATTCACACACAGGTCATGATCTGTGCAAAACAAACGCATCTCTTGCTTTTTCTTTATGTGGGGCCCTGCAATTCAATACTACGATGCCCGGAAAAGGAAACAGTAATGTTGTTTATTGTTTTTCAGTTAGATCAATCAGTTGGTGTTAAAGAGTTTTTATTATTATTCGTTGTAATTTAGGTTTTAATTTGGTATGGGATGTATTTCATTTGAAGTTTGAATTTTTGGAGTTCTTACGGTATGGATTTTGGATCTTTAAGAGTTCTTAGGGTGTAATTTAGTTTTTGAGATTGGACCTTTAGGAGTTTTTCACATGTAATTTAGTTTTTAATTTGATATTTGAtgtatttaatttgaaatttgaatcttTAAGTGTTTATAACATTGGATTTAGTTTTTAGAATTTTAAGAGTTGTCAGTCTAAAAAAATTCACGTGTCATTTAAGTTTAAATCTTTTGAAGTATTGGTACAGTTTATGGGATCTTCCAATTAATAGTGGGAAAGAAAATTATAGGAAGTCCCACTTAATTTTTCCATTCTACATAGAAAAAATTGATAACTTTACCACAATTAAGCAAAGAATCAAAAATGATATGTGGGtgttataaaaatatttattatttcttaTAATTTAAGTTTTAATTTGATATTAGATATATATAAATTAAAGTTTGAATCTTTAAAAGTTCTTAGCATGTaatttaagttttaatttgtacttgatatatttaatttaaagTTTCATCTTTAAAAATTCTTAGCACAGAACTTCCATTCCTGACAGAAAAAAGAAGTTAACCTTACCACAGTTAAATAAAGCCTAAAAAATATGAGGTTGCCGATTTCGTGGGCTGTGTGATGACAAATTTTGTTATCCTTTGTCCAGCTGTTATAAGTATGGTGGAGATTAGAGAAAGCAGCCGCTTCCATGCGTTTCACGTTTGCTACATTTGGATTGTGAATATGAATGAGCATGTGCATCTCACCATTAAATACATTGCTCCACCATGTTTTGGGAAATTAAAAAACAAtaagtgaaaataaaaaataacttgagaaattaaaaataatttattaaaaaaaatgatttgggAAATTGTAAAAACATAGGTAATTGGTCTACTCTATTGAAGCATGTGAAAAAGCAATGGATGGAAAGGAATATAAGTAAAAGGAGAAAGTTGTGTAAAGCTAACAAGGACACCGCATAATCGGGGTTTATATGGGTAAAGTAGTTGAGTTAAATGTTGATAAAATGGGCGAATTAGGTTAAATGTTGGACAAGGGGGGGTTATGTAAAAGTTGGGTATAAAGGCTAAAGGGGTTGGTGCATTTTTCAAGATAAAAGTTATTTTAAGGTTAAAAATGGGGTAATCTTGTATCGAGATTAAGAATTAGATTTGTGGAAGTGTGTTTGGGGCGCTGTTTATGCAAGTACCAAAAGGTCTTTGACAAGACAGTTtattgacatttaataattaaataaaaaatcaaagtacAGTTatattctaattttaaatttaattattaaatgtcaataAATTGTTTTCTGAAGGCCCTTTTGGTGCTTGTATAGCGAGTATACCCAATTCCATGTGTTTGAGTAGCGAGAAATCCCTTTGAAAATCTCTTTGAAATGTGATTAGAATTATTTTATAAATTTGAGTTTTCTTTTAATCtttatttattatcatttacttTCACTAGTCtacatttttatatattttattttattttaatgtaacATGCATTTAGTCTTGCATATTTGTCTCATTATTGGTCCTCTTTCACATATATCCACCCATGATCTTAAGATCTAGTATTCATTATCTCGGTCAATCAAATGATGTGTGAAGTGTTAGGATAAGTTGAAATTAAAGCTTCTTAGTATTGGCATTGTGTGATGGTTAAGAtgtggtgttgttgttcttgccataAAGGTTCAAACCCTAGTAGGGTTCTATCGTTGAATGTttaaatggggatgaggtcccccatatTGACCTCATGGATTCATGGTTGTGTCTCCATGATTCTTGGAAGGTGTACTAAGTTGCATAGGTGGATTCAATCATCTTGATTATAAAGAATATTGGCAAAATATTCCTTATAGGCATTCACTTTGGAGGTGGGGACCACTTGGACTTGCATGTCTATGCATGTTGTCATGTATTCTATTATTATTTTGAATGGAACACCAAAGTTTGCATGTTGTGCATGTTATCCCTTGGAGTCATCGATTAGTAATGGAGCACTCATTATTAACCAACTTTGATTGATTGTGGATTGGGCACCCATATGAAGACCATGTGatcattaattttttttactaaGTTTGCAAGATTTTTAGAGGTAGGGCAAATGAATTTTTCAAGTGGATTTGACTTTTGTTTTGAGATACCATAGTGGTATTCTCATCCTAGCTCTTCTATAGTTTGGAGACTTGTGTTAGTAGAAGATAAATTGTTTTGCAAGTTATTGAAGTAATAAGGTTCTCCCAAAATGCAAAGAGAGATGTATTGTTGGAAAATCATTTCAAATTATTTACAAACTATGTATCTCTTTGGGCATGGAACTTTGAAGTTATTTACAAACTTTGTATCTCTTTGGGCATGGAACTTTTTTAAAAAGGTTTATCCACATTAATTTTTTGTACAATTTATTTTTTCATCTTATTATTGAATGTATCATCACATATTTTTTGTGGGTAATCTTTGATAAAAAAATCtattttcatatttgcatattcTTTTTGTAGATAATATTGTAATAATTTCACCTTGATTTCCAACATGAAAGTGATCTCACACAGCTCTAGATCTAACTctaaattcaattttaaaaatcaTGGTGATTAACATTACATAAATAGTAAGAGTCTTTGGGAGGCATATGTGCCAATTTCAAACAAGGATTATTGGACTAGCACACTTCAAAGTATTATATTTATGTCCATAGTGGTACTACAATCTACTTGTAGCCAAGCTATAGTTGTACTATAGGTGACATTGAGAGCAATACTAGACCAAAATTTGTGAAGGATACTAAATATACAAGAACTTGTGAATGTAGGTTGGTTAAGATATGTGGAAAATAGATCTACTAATGGGTATGTGTATACTTATGTAGTGAGATAATTTTGATGAATGACTGAGTAGATACGATCATTCCTCTAGCTATAGAGGTGGAGTATATTGTAATTACAAGGACCTAATTTGGAGGAGCTTTTGTTTTGGTGGTTGCGTTCA
The nucleotide sequence above comes from Cryptomeria japonica chromosome 11, Sugi_1.0, whole genome shotgun sequence. Encoded proteins:
- the LOC131063158 gene encoding NDR1/HIN1-like protein 1, with amino-acid sequence MAEETPKEAVAEQPKPDPEAAAAPAAATQPKSYLGGRRMGRASMFSAFLVTLVVALGIITLVVWLIYRPHRPRAYVDSAAIYDLNVTDGSVTSNMQFSVLFQNPNRRWTIRYDSLLAFVVYRDQLITMATPLPSLYQDHRTVLPVFVSVAGSFLPVYPQVAVGLLADEAYGLVELRLELRGRLRWRASLWKSAHYHLHVRCDLLVGMKNRVNGQVPLYRGQRCHVDI